A part of Camelus bactrianus isolate YW-2024 breed Bactrian camel chromosome 7, ASM4877302v1, whole genome shotgun sequence genomic DNA contains:
- the GCC1 gene encoding GRIP and coiled-coil domain-containing protein 1, with the protein MEKFGMNFGGGPSKKDLLETIETQKKQLLQYQARLKDVVRAYKSLLKEKEALEASIKVLSVSHEADVGLASVQPQGLTFPDSVDDRCSTHSEDSTGTATSLDTAASLTSTKGEFGVEDDRLARGLPPPKFEEASGSESGVSSSSGDGPSGGGEVDKRLHQLKTQLATLTSSLATVTQEKSRMEASYLADKKKMKQDLEDASKKAEEERGRLEGELKGLQEQIAETKARLITQQHDRAQEQSDHALMLRELQKLLQEERTQRQDLELRLEETREALAGRAYAAGQMEGFELQTKQLTHEVEELKGELQALREEKNRPDPRLQELQEEAACLKSHFQAQLQQEMRKTALAEDQLRQQSQVEEQRVAALENQISEVSELLGTYEKAKQKDQLAIQKLKERILQLDLENKTLALAASSRSPLDSHGEDSSLDVNVLKDKMEKLKRLLQVAARKSQVTLDVEKLCDLEMIPSSEAADGEKATALYYQQELKQLKEEFERYKMRAQVVLKSKNARDGNLGKELEEAQEQLTELKEKYISLRLSCEELERQHQQEAEDWKQELARLQHAHRQELERSQLDFRDRTLKLEEELHKQRDRALAVLAEKDLELEQLRSVALSAGLPGRRSPVGGVGPGEPGDTSSPDSLTQALQLAAANEPTFFLYAEQLARKEVEITSLRKQKHRLEVEVHRLQDRLLEQGERHREEVAALQSHIEKNMRDQSREGANLEYLKNIIYRFLTLPDTLGRQQTLTAILTILHFSPEEKQVIMRLPTSGSWWSSGKR; encoded by the exons ATGGAGAAGTTTGGGATGAATTTCGGGGGCGGCCCAAGCAAGAAGGACCTGCTGGAGACCATTGAAACTCAGAAGAAGCAGCTCCTCCAGTACCAGGCACGTCTCAAGGATGTAGTCCGCGCCTATAAAAGCCTACTGAAAGAGAAAGAGGCACTGGAGGCCAGCATCAAGGTGCTGTCCGTATCCCACGAGGCGGATGTGGGCCTCGCAAGTGTCCAGCCTCAAGGCCTCACCTTTCCTGACTCCGTGGATGACCGATGCTCCACTCACAGCGAGGATAGCACTGGGACCGCCACCAGCTTGGATACTGCGGCCAGTCTCACCAGCACCAAGGGTGAGTTTGGGGTAGAAGATGACAGACTGGCCCGCGGACTGCCACCTCCAAAGTTCGAAGAGGCTAGCGGGTCGGAGAGTGGTGTTAGCAGTAGTAGTGGGGATGGACcgtctgggggtggggaggtggacaAACGACTGCACCAGCTAAAGACTCAGTTAGCGACTTTGACCAGCTCTTTGGCTACGGTCACCCAGGAGAAGTCCCGTATGGAAGCTTCTTATCTGGCTGACAAAAAGAAGATGAAACAGGACTTAGAGGATGCCAGTAaaaaggcagaggaggagaggggtcGTCTGGAGGGAGAGTTGAAGGGGCTGCAGGAGCAGATAGCAGAAACCAAAGCCCGACTTATCACGCAACAGCACGATCGGGCCCAAGAGCAGAGTGACCATGCCTTGATGCTGCGTGAGCTCCAGAAACtgctgcaggaggagaggactcAGCGCCAGGACTTGGAGCTCCGGTTGGAAGAGACCCGGGAAGCCCTGGCTGGGCGGGCCTATGCGGCCGGTCAGATGGAGGGGTTTGAACTGCAGACCAAGCAGCTGACCCATGAGGTGGAGGAGCTGAAAGGCGAGCTGCAGGCTCTTCGAGAGGAAAAGAATCGGCCTGACCCCCGGCTGCAGGAGCTCCAGGAAGAGGCCGCCTGCCTTAAGAGCCATTTCCAGGCTCAGTTGCAGCAGGAAATGAGGAAG ACGGCCCTTGCCGAGGATCAGCTACGCCAGCAATCACAGGTGGAAGAGCAGAGGGTGGCGGCCCTGGAGAATCAAATATCCGAGGTGTCGGAGCTGCTAGGCACGTATGAGAAAGCCAAGCAGAAGGACCAGCTGGCCATCCAGAAGCTGAAGGAGCGCATCCTGCAGCTGGACCTGGAGAACAAGACGCTGGCGCTAGCGGCCTCCAGCCGATCCCCTCTGGACAGCCATGGAGAGGATTCCAGCCTGGATGTCAACGTCCTGAAGGACAAGATGGAGAAGTTGAAGAGGCTGCTGCAGGTTGCAGCCCGGAAGAGCCAGGTGACCTTGGACGTGGAGAAGCTCTGTGACCTAGAGATGATCCCCAGCTCAGAGGCTGCCGACGGGGAAAAGGCCACTGCGCTCTACTACCAGCAGGAGCTGAAACAGCTGAAGGAGGAGTTTGAGAGGTACAAGATGCGGGCCCAGGTGGTCCTCAAGAGCAAGAACGCCAGAGATGGCAACTTGGGCAAGGAGCTGGAGGAAGCCCAGGAGCAGCTTACAGAGCTGAAGGAGAAGTACATCTCCCTGCGGCTGTCCTGCGAGGAGCTCGAGCGCCAGCACCAGCAGGAGGCCGAGGACTGGAAGCAGGAGCTGGCCCGGCTGCAGCATGCCCACCGGCAGGAGCTGGAGCGGAGCCAGCTGGACTTCAGGGACCGCACGCTgaagctggaggaggagctgCACAAGCAGCGGGACCGCGCCCTGGCCGTGCTGGCTGAGAAGGACCTGGAGCTGGAGCAGCTGCGTTCGGTGGCCTTGTCCGCCGGGCTGCCGGGACGCCGAAGCCCTGTGGGTGGTGTGGGTCCTGGGGAGCCCGGTGACACGTCTTCCCCAGATAGCCTGACCCAAGCCCTGCAGCTGGCAGCGGCCAACGAGCCCACTTTCTTCCTGTACGCCGAGCAGTTGGCCCGCAAGGAGGTGGAGATCACGTCGCTGAGGAAGCAGAAACACAGGCTGGAGGTGGAGGTGCATCGGCTGCAGGATCGGCTGCTGGAGCAGGGGGAGCGGCATCGGGAGGAGGTCGCTGCCCTGCAGAGCCACATCGAAAAGAACATGAGGGACCAGAGTCGGGAGGGAGCCAACCTGGAGTATCTCAAGAACATCATCTACCGCTTCCTGACCTTGCCGGACACACTGGGCCGCCAGCAGACGCTCACAGCCATCCTGACTATCTTGCACTTCAGTCCAGAGGAGAAACAAGTAATCATGCGGCTCCCAACCAGTGGTAGTTGGTGGTCTTCAGGCAAAAGATGA
- the ARF5 gene encoding ADP-ribosylation factor 5 gives MGLTVSALFSRIFGKKQMRILMVGLDAAGKTTILYKLKLGEIVTTIPTIGFNVETVEYKNICFTVWDVGGQDKIRPLWRHYFQNTQGLIFVVDSNDRERVQESADELQKMLQEDELRDAVLLVFANKQDMPNAMPVSELTDKLGLQHLRSRTWYVQATCATQGTGLYDGLDWLSHELSKR, from the exons ATGGGCCTCACCGTGTCTGCGCTCTTTTCGCGGATCTTCGGGAAGAAGCAGATGCGGATCCTCATGG TTGGCTTGGATGCAGCGGGCAAGACCACAATCCTGTACAAACTGAAGTTGGGGGAGATTgtcaccaccatccccaccataG GCTTCAATGTGGAAACAGTGGAATACAAGAACATCTGTTTCACAGTCTGGGACGTGGGAGGCCAGGACAAGATTCGGCCTCTGTGGCGGCACTACTTCCAGAACACTCAG GGCCTCATCTTTGTGGTGGACAGTAATGACCGAGAGCGGGTCCAGGAATCTGCTGACGAACTCCAGAAGATG CTGCAGGAGGATGAGCTGCGGGATGCGGTGCTGCTGGTGTTTGCCAACAAGCAGGACATGCCCAACGCCATGCCCGTGAGCGAGCTGACCGACAAGCTCGGGCTACAGCACTTGCGCAGTCGCACG TGGTATGTCCAGGCCACCTGTGCCACCCAAGGCACAGGCTTGTACGATGGTCTGGACTGGCTGTCCCACGAGCTGTCGAAGCGCTAA